GTTATGGCCGCGGTCGATGGAAAACCCGAACCGGTCTCGACGGAATGAGTGGCTTCGAATCTAAGCTCCAACTGGCGTTTCACTCTTATGCATGACAGCGGTCCAGTCACGTTGACCCGGGATGTCGAAGCCGCCATGGTCCCGTCGGGGACTCCTGTCACGCTCCAGAAAGGCGAACAGGCTTACATCACGCAGTCGCTCGGCGGCAGCTATACTGTCGTCGTCAACGGGAACATGTTCCGGATCGACGGCAAGAATGCCGACTCGCTTGGAATCCAAGTTCTGAAGCCAGCGGCCTCCGGAGCCGGGAAAGCGGCGTCCCCCGAGGAATTCGAGAAGCAAGTTTGGGACGCCATGCGAACGTGTTACGATCCAGAAATCCCGGTCAACATAGTCGATCTGGGTTTGATTTACGATTGTCAGATTGAGCCGATCGCTGCCGGCAGCAGCCGCGTGAACGTGAAAATGACGCTGACGGCTCCGGGCTGCGGCATGGGGCCCATGCTGCAACAGGATGTCCAAAACAAGCTTTTGTCTCTCGAAGGCGTGGATGAGGCGAACGTGGAGTTGGTTTGGGATCCGCCCTGGAATCAAGGCATGATGACCGAGGCAGCCAAACTTCAACTCGGACTGTATTGACCGAGGAGCAGACGACACGAATCAGCCGCATGAGCATGGCGAGTTCCTTACTTGAGTCCACGACAAGCACGATCGATTGGCCGGCCTTGCGCAACGACTTCCCCATTCTGCACCAGACCGTCAACGGCCACCCTCTGATCTATTTCGACAACGCGGCCTCGACCCAGAAGCCCCGGTCCGTGATCCAGGCGCTCTGTTCGTATTACGAGCGGGACAACGCCAACGTGCACCGAGGCGTGCACGAGCTCAGTAATCGCGCCAGCGCGGCGTACGAAGCGGCGCGGGTTCGCGCTGCTCAATTCGTCCATGCCAGGAGTGCGGATGAAATCATTTTCACCCGCGGCACAACCGAGGGCATCAACCTCGTCGCCCAATCTTGGGGCCGGAAGAAC
This genomic window from Verrucomicrobiota bacterium contains:
- the sufT gene encoding putative Fe-S cluster assembly protein SufT, with product MHDSGPVTLTRDVEAAMVPSGTPVTLQKGEQAYITQSLGGSYTVVVNGNMFRIDGKNADSLGIQVLKPAASGAGKAASPEEFEKQVWDAMRTCYDPEIPVNIVDLGLIYDCQIEPIAAGSSRVNVKMTLTAPGCGMGPMLQQDVQNKLLSLEGVDEANVELVWDPPWNQGMMTEAAKLQLGLY